The stretch of DNA GGCCGCGACTGCCGAAAGAACCGCCAAATCCGCGGTGTGGCCAAATAGAACAAGGACAGGACTGGTTCGGTAAAGCTGCACAAAAAATACATAGACGGCGGCAATTAAAAAGGATACAGATAGCAGATGCAGCCGGTTCGCTCCGTCGCCTGTCAGCATCCACGCCCCGATGGCTGCCAGCAGGGCGAGCACATAGCTGCCATTCACCGATACGCCGTTCCACATCCAGCTATGGGAATGGAGCAATAACCAGCCAATGATGAACAGCACCATGATGGAGACCGGCACGCGATCCATCATTTCTCGCTTCCATCCCGTGGCTAGCAGGACGATAAACATCGCTGCAATGAGCACTGACAATATCCCCGGATTCAAATGTATTCCCCCCTCGCTTTCATATTCGCCACGCCTGCTCCATCCTGGCAATCTGATCTACCCGAGTCCCTGTCCCCTATTTTTTGATGATCTTCGCGCTTTTAACCCTGCACCAGCAAAAAACCGCCTAACCGGCAGGATTCCCTGCGGTTAGGCGGCTTCGATTAACCTAAGGCAAGCACATTCGCTCGAATGCGGCTTATTTGAATTTGCTCAGTTTGTCGCCAAAACGCTCGCCAAGCGTCAGGTTGAGCGATTGATTCTCTGGCAAATTGAAGGATTCCTGCTTCGGCTTGCGGCTTTCGCGCGGCTGCTGTGCAGGCGCCTCCTCTGTTTCCTTGATGCTCAACGATACGCGCTTCTCATCTGTATTGATGTCCAGGATCTTGGCTTTCACTTCCTGTCCTTCCTTCAAAACTTCGTGAGGCGTTGCGATATGGCGGTGTGCAATTTGGGAAATGTGTACAAGGCCCTCTACGCCTGGCGCGATCTCAACGAATGCGCCAAAGCTGACGAGACGCTTCACTACACCGTCCACAATATCACCGATATTGAACTGCTCATTGACTTTCTCCCAAGGACCAGGCTGTACTGCCTTCATGCTCAGGCTAATGCGCTCGTTGGCAGGATCAACCTTCAGCACCTTCACCTTCACTTGGTCGCCCTCTTTCACTACTTCGGAAGGCTCTGCAACATGTGTCCAAGCCAGCTCGGAGATGTGAACCAGGCCGTCAATGCCGCCGATATCGACGAACACTCCGAATGGAGTCAGGCGCTGAACAGTGCCCTCCAATACTTGATCCGCTTGGAGCTCGTTCAGAATGCGCTGCTTGTTCGCTTCGAACTCTTCATCCAGCACA from Xylanibacillus composti encodes:
- the rpsA gene encoding 30S ribosomal protein S1 translates to MTEETKVQETEASAEATNEATVSQEEAMADVAALKRGDTVKGKVVKVEDNQALVDIGYKYDGIIPIRELSSIHLEQASDAVQVGDEVECQILSIDDEKERLLLSKRAVDSVQAWDQLQERFEKGEVFEAQVADVVKGGLVVDLGVRGFIPASMVERHFVEDFSDYKGRTLRLKVKELDRENNKVILSQKDVLDEEFEANKQRILNELQADQVLEGTVQRLTPFGVFVDIGGIDGLVHISELAWTHVAEPSEVVKEGDQVKVKVLKVDPANERISLSMKAVQPGPWEKVNEQFNIGDIVDGVVKRLVSFGAFVEIAPGVEGLVHISQIAHRHIATPHEVLKEGQEVKAKILDINTDEKRVSLSIKETEEAPAQQPRESRKPKQESFNLPENQSLNLTLGERFGDKLSKFK
- a CDS encoding YphA family membrane protein, whose amino-acid sequence is MNPGILSVLIAAMFIVLLATGWKREMMDRVPVSIMVLFIIGWLLLHSHSWMWNGVSVNGSYVLALLAAIGAWMLTGDGANRLHLLSVSFLIAAVYVFFVQLYRTSPVLVLFGHTADLAVLSAVAAMMFCRRALEQWIVLTLGLWIGDALLSHLWGMSSKPQLGAPGLFDLWWLAFGLARLLSVVAERLYVKYQSRFGRLAERKE